One Cedecea neteri DNA segment encodes these proteins:
- a CDS encoding NAD(P)/FAD-dependent oxidoreductase, with amino-acid sequence MEKFDAIIIGAGAAGMFCAAVAGQAGSRVLLIDNGKKPGRKILMSGGGRCNFTNLYVEPAAYLSQNPHFCKSALARYTQWDFIDMVGKHGIAWHEKTLGQLFCDDSAQQVVDMLVAECEKGKVTMRLRSEVLGIERDEQGYTLQLNGGSVHGAKLVIASGGLSMPGLGATPFGYKVAEQFGLKVLPTRAGLVPFTLHKPLLEQLQVLSGVSVPSVITAENGVSFRESLLFTHRGLSGPAVLQLSSYWQPGEFVSVNLLPDTDLDGFIHEQRNAHPNQSLKNTLAMVLPKRLVECLQQLQQIPDVTLKQLNSRQQSELVETLQAWRVQPNGTEGYRTAEVTLGGVDTNELSSRTMEAKKSPGLYFIGEVMDVSGWLGGYNFQWAWSSAWACAQALVEG; translated from the coding sequence GTGGAAAAGTTTGATGCCATTATTATAGGTGCGGGTGCAGCAGGAATGTTTTGTGCGGCGGTTGCCGGGCAGGCGGGCAGCCGCGTATTGCTGATTGATAATGGGAAAAAACCGGGCCGTAAAATCCTGATGTCCGGCGGCGGGCGCTGCAACTTTACCAATCTTTATGTCGAGCCTGCGGCGTATCTGAGCCAAAACCCGCATTTCTGCAAATCTGCCCTCGCGCGCTACACCCAATGGGACTTTATCGACATGGTGGGCAAGCACGGCATCGCCTGGCACGAGAAAACCCTCGGGCAGCTGTTCTGCGACGATTCTGCCCAGCAGGTGGTCGATATGCTGGTGGCCGAATGCGAGAAAGGCAAAGTAACGATGCGCCTGCGCAGCGAAGTGCTCGGCATTGAGCGGGACGAACAAGGTTACACTCTGCAGCTAAACGGCGGCAGCGTGCATGGCGCGAAACTGGTTATTGCCAGCGGCGGCCTGTCGATGCCGGGGCTGGGCGCGACGCCGTTCGGCTATAAAGTCGCCGAACAGTTTGGCCTGAAAGTGCTGCCGACCCGTGCGGGCCTGGTGCCGTTCACGCTGCATAAACCATTGCTCGAACAGCTGCAGGTACTGTCCGGCGTCTCGGTGCCGTCCGTCATCACCGCAGAAAACGGCGTCAGCTTCCGCGAAAGCCTGCTATTTACCCATCGCGGCCTTTCTGGCCCCGCTGTGCTGCAGCTTTCCAGCTACTGGCAGCCGGGCGAATTTGTCAGCGTCAACCTGCTGCCGGACACCGATCTGGACGGTTTTATCCACGAGCAGCGTAACGCACACCCAAATCAGAGCCTGAAAAACACGCTGGCGATGGTGCTGCCGAAACGCCTGGTTGAGTGCCTGCAGCAGCTGCAGCAAATCCCGGACGTCACGCTGAAGCAGCTTAACAGCCGCCAGCAAAGCGAGCTAGTTGAAACTCTGCAAGCCTGGCGCGTTCAGCCGAACGGCACCGAAGGCTACCGCACCGCGGAAGTGACCCTCGGCGGCGTGGACACCAACGAACTCTCTTCCCGCACCATGGAAGCCAAAAAATCCCCGGGCCTCTATTTTATCGGCGAAGTGATGGACGTCAGCGGCTGGCTGGGCGGCTATAACTTCCAATGGGCCTGGAGTTCTGCCTGGGCGTGCGCGCAGGCTTTGGTTGAAGGCTAA